Proteins from a genomic interval of Rubinisphaera italica:
- a CDS encoding HIT family protein, with protein sequence MSLETIWAPWRLDYIAKDEKEESQVEQPEKRVQPKSDCFLCDYRQQPQNDKKNHVLLRGEKTFIVFNRFPYNNGHLLIAPQEHLGDLTEIPVDVQAECQAMLVKMVEVLRKVVHPDGFNIGLNLGLVAGAGLPGHLHWHIVPRWNGDANFMPVLANTKVIPQSLEALYELLEKELTGKHA encoded by the coding sequence ATGTCACTGGAAACGATTTGGGCGCCGTGGCGGCTGGATTACATTGCAAAAGATGAAAAAGAGGAGTCTCAGGTCGAGCAACCTGAAAAACGCGTCCAACCGAAATCGGACTGTTTTCTGTGCGATTATCGTCAGCAGCCCCAGAACGATAAGAAAAATCATGTGCTGCTGCGGGGTGAGAAGACGTTTATCGTGTTTAACCGTTTTCCCTATAATAATGGTCATCTGCTGATAGCGCCGCAGGAACATCTGGGCGATTTGACGGAAATCCCAGTCGATGTGCAGGCCGAATGCCAGGCAATGCTGGTTAAAATGGTGGAGGTATTGCGGAAAGTCGTCCATCCGGATGGCTTCAATATCGGGTTGAATCTCGGCCTGGTTGCCGGAGCCGGACTGCCGGGCCATCTTCACTGGCACATCGTGCCCCGCTGGAATGGAGACGCCAATTTCATGCCTGTGCTGGCCAATACCAAAGTGATTCCTCAGTCGCTGGAAGCCCTTTATGAACTCCTGGAGAAGGAATTGACAGGAAAACACGCGTGA
- a CDS encoding outer membrane protein assembly factor BamB family protein produces the protein MLINVQVARVLNHMVTTAQRFSVATLLIAAALYCTSSVQAQSEWIEFRGPNGTGHADRAHPPITWSETENVAWKTEIPGRGWSSPVIADGRVWLTTATEDGKEMSVLCIEAKTGKILQNKVIFTNEELREIHVTNSYASPTPYIDGDRVYVHFGSYGTACLNAETCEKIWERRDLPCHHWRGPGSSPIVYQDLVFIHYDGFDFQYIVAMNKKTGETVWKKDRIDLFDTDNGDHKKAYGTPSIFTVDGRDLLISPYAKATIAYDPLTGEEVWWVQYEQHSTANRPLFDGKTIYIGTGFGKGSIMAVNPSGAKGNVTESHILWELNRTMPSKPSQLLIDGKIYAIADKIGVASCVDAATGELAWQERVGGTFSASPIYAGGHIYFCDEDGKTTVVTPGDTLNIVAENRLDQGCMATPAPVDSALYLRTKSHLYRLESALKADQ, from the coding sequence ATGCTTATTAACGTTCAGGTTGCTCGAGTGTTGAATCACATGGTCACCACCGCTCAACGGTTTTCCGTTGCGACGCTGCTGATTGCTGCTGCACTCTATTGTACTTCTTCTGTTCAGGCTCAATCCGAATGGATCGAGTTCCGCGGACCAAATGGAACTGGTCATGCCGATCGGGCTCATCCTCCAATTACCTGGAGCGAAACCGAGAACGTCGCCTGGAAAACAGAAATCCCTGGACGAGGCTGGTCATCTCCGGTCATTGCCGATGGACGAGTCTGGCTAACGACTGCGACCGAAGACGGCAAAGAGATGTCCGTTCTGTGTATCGAAGCCAAGACTGGCAAGATACTGCAGAATAAAGTGATCTTCACGAATGAAGAACTCCGTGAAATTCATGTGACAAACAGTTACGCGTCGCCGACACCCTATATCGATGGGGATCGGGTTTATGTGCACTTCGGCAGCTATGGAACCGCTTGTCTGAACGCAGAGACCTGCGAGAAAATCTGGGAACGTCGTGATCTGCCCTGTCATCACTGGAGGGGGCCCGGTTCGTCACCCATCGTTTACCAAGATTTGGTTTTCATTCACTACGATGGTTTCGATTTTCAGTACATTGTGGCTATGAATAAAAAGACGGGCGAAACGGTCTGGAAGAAAGATCGGATCGACTTATTCGATACCGACAACGGTGACCACAAAAAAGCTTACGGCACACCATCCATTTTTACGGTGGATGGCCGGGATTTGTTGATCAGCCCATATGCAAAAGCGACAATTGCCTATGATCCGTTAACTGGTGAAGAAGTCTGGTGGGTGCAATATGAGCAACATTCGACAGCAAACCGGCCTTTGTTTGATGGGAAGACCATTTACATTGGAACCGGTTTCGGCAAGGGGAGCATCATGGCGGTCAACCCGAGTGGGGCGAAGGGGAATGTGACAGAGTCGCATATCCTCTGGGAATTGAATCGGACGATGCCATCGAAGCCGTCTCAGTTGTTGATTGACGGGAAGATTTACGCGATCGCCGACAAGATCGGCGTCGCCTCGTGCGTTGATGCCGCGACGGGTGAACTGGCGTGGCAGGAACGGGTCGGCGGAACATTTTCCGCATCACCCATTTACGCAGGCGGTCATATTTATTTCTGTGATGAAGATGGAAAGACGACTGTTGTCACACCAGGTGACACTTTAAATATCGTGGCGGAAAATCGGCTCGATCAGGGATGTATGGCGACTCCCGCACCGGTAGATTCCGCATTGTATCTACGTACAAAATCGCATTTGTATCGTCTTGAGTCCGCTCTGAAAGCAGACCAGTAA
- a CDS encoding formyltetrahydrofolate deformylase, producing the protein MQVTITAVGPDNRGLADPIVHYVTGVGANIFEIQMYDRDSEHLFAMMLRMDWPTEQESIAVLRKHLDVIGKLKSLTIRVWARDEHNRLPRLAICTTYRNEIPLALLRNIRDGRLKAEAAVMIGNRDSCRNVAEQFDVPWRSIGDNKGEPDNDKFVNVLDEFEVDYIILARYMRILPPRLCWEFAGGRIINLHHGLLPSFPGFRPYHDAYSHHMLTYGATAHFIVPELDAGNQIINQTAFTVLPGTPLADVIRQGETDNEPTCLVEAVRRVVDREVELHFHRVISTAK; encoded by the coding sequence ATGCAAGTCACGATCACGGCTGTCGGTCCCGATAATCGCGGATTAGCCGATCCCATTGTGCATTATGTGACGGGGGTTGGAGCGAACATCTTTGAAATTCAGATGTACGATCGCGACAGCGAACACTTGTTTGCAATGATGTTACGCATGGACTGGCCGACTGAGCAGGAATCGATTGCTGTCCTGCGGAAGCATCTCGATGTAATCGGCAAACTGAAATCGCTTACGATTCGAGTCTGGGCGCGTGACGAACACAATCGACTTCCTCGGCTGGCGATCTGCACGACTTACCGGAATGAAATTCCTTTGGCCCTCCTGCGAAACATTCGCGATGGACGACTCAAAGCCGAAGCAGCGGTCATGATTGGGAATCGCGATTCCTGCCGGAATGTTGCCGAGCAGTTTGACGTTCCCTGGCGTTCCATTGGAGACAACAAAGGTGAACCGGACAACGACAAGTTCGTGAATGTGCTCGATGAATTCGAAGTCGACTATATTATCCTGGCTCGATACATGCGAATTCTGCCGCCGCGTCTCTGCTGGGAATTCGCAGGAGGCCGGATCATCAACCTGCATCACGGCCTGCTCCCATCATTCCCCGGCTTCCGTCCTTATCACGATGCCTACAGCCATCACATGCTCACCTACGGGGCGACCGCTCACTTCATCGTCCCCGAGCTGGATGCAGGAAATCAGATCATCAACCAGACAGCCTTCACGGTTTTACCAGGCACTCCACTCGCTGATGTCATCCGTCAGGGAGAAACCGACAACGAACCAACCTGCCTTGTGGAAGCCGTGCGACGTGTGGTCGACCGCGAAGTCGAACTGCATTTTCATCGGGTGATCAGCACGGCGAAATAG